One Mycolicibacterium fortuitum subsp. fortuitum genomic window carries:
- a CDS encoding TetR/AcrR family transcriptional regulator, with amino-acid sequence MAQQTPPVAVKTDGRKRRWHQHKVERRNELVDGTLEAIRNQGSNVSMDEIAAEIGVSKTVLYRYFVDKNDLTTAVMMRFAQTTLIPNMAAALSSNLDGFDLTREIIKVYVETVAAEPEIYPFVMANNSASKSKAVADSEQIIARMLAVMLRRRMASVGMDTRGAEAWAFHTVGGVQLATHSWMSNPRMTADELIDYLTMLSWNALCGIVEVGGSLEKFNSLPHPSPVLPPQLLD; translated from the coding sequence GTGGCACAGCAGACTCCGCCGGTGGCGGTGAAGACCGATGGGCGCAAACGCCGCTGGCATCAACACAAGGTGGAGCGGCGGAACGAACTGGTAGACGGCACCCTCGAAGCGATCCGGAACCAGGGCAGCAACGTCAGCATGGACGAGATCGCCGCCGAGATCGGCGTTTCCAAGACGGTGCTGTACCGCTATTTCGTCGACAAGAACGATCTCACCACCGCCGTGATGATGCGGTTCGCCCAGACCACGCTGATCCCGAACATGGCCGCCGCCCTGTCCTCGAACCTCGACGGATTCGATCTGACCCGCGAGATCATCAAGGTCTACGTGGAAACCGTCGCGGCCGAGCCCGAGATCTACCCGTTCGTGATGGCGAACAACTCGGCGAGCAAGAGCAAGGCCGTCGCCGATTCCGAGCAGATCATCGCGCGCATGCTGGCCGTCATGCTGCGTCGCCGCATGGCCTCGGTCGGCATGGACACCCGTGGCGCCGAGGCGTGGGCATTCCACACCGTCGGTGGGGTTCAGCTGGCCACCCACTCGTGGATGTCGAACCCGCGGATGACCGCCGATGAACTGATCGACTACCTGACCATGCTGTCCTGGAACGCGCTGTGCGGCATCGTCGAAGTCGGCGGCTCGCTCGAGAAGTTCAACTCACTGCCTCACCCATCACCGGTTCTGCCACCACAGCTGCTTGACTGA
- a CDS encoding polyphosphate kinase 2 family protein, whose amino-acid sequence MSDRDLPALWTHEPHEQLAFRPGDEVGRIETNSTPGFRGNKSDAPTLQTERNLRLASLQEMLYARSKSGDDNRSVLLILQGMDTAGKGGIVKHVVGAANPQGIRYTSFGKPTEEERAHHYLWRIRNALPPAGHIGVFDRSHYEDVLIVRVHNLVPPDVWGARYDEINAFERELVDAGTTLVKVAMFVSLAEQKQRLAERLERPDKYWKYNPADVDERLMWPKYQEAYQAMLEKTSTDYAPWHIVPSDKKWYSRLAITELLIEALKGLNMSWPPPDFDIEVEKKRLAEA is encoded by the coding sequence GTGAGCGACAGAGATCTGCCTGCCCTGTGGACCCACGAACCACACGAACAGCTGGCCTTCCGCCCGGGCGATGAGGTTGGGCGCATCGAAACCAACAGCACGCCGGGATTCCGCGGGAACAAGAGCGACGCTCCCACCCTGCAGACCGAGCGCAATCTGCGGCTCGCCTCGCTGCAGGAAATGCTGTACGCCCGCAGCAAGAGTGGTGACGACAACCGTTCGGTGCTGCTGATCCTGCAGGGCATGGACACCGCGGGCAAAGGCGGAATCGTCAAACATGTTGTGGGAGCAGCAAATCCGCAGGGTATCCGGTACACCAGTTTCGGCAAACCGACCGAGGAGGAGCGGGCCCACCATTACCTGTGGCGGATCCGCAACGCCCTGCCGCCGGCCGGGCACATCGGGGTATTCGACCGCTCGCACTACGAGGACGTGTTGATCGTCCGCGTACACAACTTGGTGCCGCCGGACGTCTGGGGCGCCCGCTACGACGAGATCAACGCCTTCGAGCGCGAACTGGTCGACGCGGGCACCACTCTGGTGAAGGTGGCCATGTTCGTCTCACTCGCCGAGCAGAAGCAGCGGCTGGCCGAACGCCTCGAACGCCCCGACAAGTACTGGAAGTACAACCCGGCCGATGTCGACGAGCGGCTGATGTGGCCCAAATACCAGGAGGCCTACCAGGCCATGCTGGAGAAGACCTCGACCGACTACGCGCCCTGGCACATCGTGCCCTCCGACAAGAAGTGGTACAGCCGGCTGGCCATCACCGAGCTGCTCATCGAAGCGCTCAAGGGCCTCAACATGTCCTGGCCTCCACCGGATTTCGACATCGAGGTCGAGAAGAAGCGGCTGGCTGAGGCCTAG
- a CDS encoding cyclopropane mycolic acid synthase family methyltransferase, whose translation MSNVESDLAPYYEESQSIYDISNDFYALFLGPTMGYTCGYYEREDMNLEESQNAKFDLALGKLDLKPGMTLLDIGCGWGGCLERALINHDVNVIGITLSKEQSDYARKRLAKIDTNRNVDIRLQGWEEFNEPVDRIVSIGAFEAFKQERYPIFFERAYSILPENGGRMLLHTILAHTQQFFRENGIKLTISDLKFMKFIGEEIFPGGQLPAVEDIEKLADDSGFKLERIHLLRPHYARTLDMWAANLEAKKDEAIALQGQEVYDRFMKYLTGCADFFRRGITNIGQFTLVK comes from the coding sequence ATGTCTAACGTCGAGTCCGATCTTGCTCCGTATTACGAGGAGTCGCAGTCGATCTACGACATCTCAAATGACTTCTACGCCCTCTTCCTCGGGCCGACCATGGGTTACACCTGCGGTTACTACGAGCGCGAGGACATGAACCTCGAGGAGTCGCAGAACGCCAAGTTCGACCTCGCGCTGGGCAAGCTGGACCTCAAGCCGGGTATGACGCTGCTCGACATCGGCTGCGGCTGGGGCGGCTGCCTGGAACGCGCGCTGATCAACCACGACGTCAACGTCATCGGCATCACGCTGAGCAAGGAACAGTCCGACTACGCCCGTAAGCGGCTGGCCAAGATCGACACCAACCGCAACGTCGACATCCGGCTGCAGGGCTGGGAAGAGTTCAACGAGCCCGTCGACCGCATCGTCTCGATCGGCGCGTTCGAGGCCTTCAAGCAGGAGCGCTACCCGATCTTCTTCGAGCGGGCCTACAGCATCCTTCCTGAAAACGGTGGCCGGATGCTGCTGCACACGATCCTGGCGCACACCCAGCAGTTCTTCCGCGAGAACGGCATCAAGCTGACCATCAGCGACCTGAAGTTCATGAAGTTCATCGGTGAGGAGATCTTCCCCGGTGGGCAGCTGCCTGCGGTCGAGGACATCGAGAAGCTCGCCGACGACTCGGGCTTCAAGTTGGAGCGCATCCACCTGCTGCGTCCGCACTACGCGCGCACGCTGGACATGTGGGCGGCCAACCTGGAGGCCAAGAAGGACGAGGCCATCGCCCTGCAGGGTCAGGAAGTGTACGACCGGTTCATGAAGTACCTGACCGGTTGCGCCGACTTCTTCCGTCGCGGCATCACCAACATCGGCCAGTTCACGCTGGTCAAGTAG
- a CDS encoding 3-hydroxybutyryl-CoA dehydrogenase gives MSNQIERVGVIGAGQMGGGIAEVSARAGVDVLVYDTADAFVTAGRNRITKSLERGVSAGKITEGEKDAALGKLKFTTTLADLADRQLVIEAVIEDEAVKTKIFADLDRIVTDPDAVLASNTSSIPIMKLAAATQNPARVLGLHFFNPVPVLPLVELISALTTDEAAAARVEEFAGTVLGKQVVRCSDRSGFVVNALLVPYLLAAIRMVEGGFATIDDVDKAVVAGLSHPMGPLRLSDLVGLDTLKLIADKMFDEFKEPLYAAPPLLLRMVEAGQLGKKSGQGFYKY, from the coding sequence GTGAGCAATCAAATTGAACGTGTAGGTGTGATCGGTGCCGGCCAGATGGGTGGCGGGATCGCCGAGGTGTCCGCGCGCGCGGGCGTGGACGTGCTGGTGTACGACACCGCCGACGCCTTCGTGACCGCCGGACGCAACCGGATCACCAAGTCCCTCGAGCGCGGAGTTAGTGCGGGCAAGATCACCGAGGGGGAGAAGGACGCCGCGCTGGGCAAGCTGAAGTTCACCACCACGCTCGCCGATCTGGCTGATCGGCAGCTGGTCATCGAGGCCGTGATCGAGGACGAGGCCGTCAAGACCAAGATCTTCGCCGACCTGGATCGCATCGTCACCGACCCCGATGCGGTGCTGGCGTCGAACACCTCCAGCATCCCGATCATGAAACTCGCAGCAGCTACCCAGAATCCTGCCAGGGTGCTCGGCCTGCACTTCTTCAACCCGGTTCCGGTGTTGCCGCTGGTCGAATTGATCAGCGCCCTGACCACCGACGAGGCCGCCGCCGCGCGCGTCGAGGAGTTCGCCGGCACGGTTCTCGGAAAACAGGTTGTCCGTTGTTCCGACCGGTCCGGTTTTGTGGTCAACGCGTTGCTGGTTCCGTACCTGCTGGCGGCCATCCGGATGGTCGAGGGCGGGTTTGCCACAATTGACGATGTCGACAAAGCAGTAGTGGCCGGGTTGTCCCATCCGATGGGCCCGCTGCGACTGTCCGATCTGGTCGGCTTGGACACCCTCAAGCTCATCGCCGACAAGATGTTTGACGAGTTCAAAGAGCCTTTGTACGCCGCGCCGCCGCTGCTGCTGCGCATGGTGGAGGCCGGACAGCTGGGCAAAAAGTCGGGCCAGGGCTTCTACAAGTACTGA
- the aceA gene encoding isocitrate lyase: protein MSTVGTPKSPEQIQHDWDHNPRWKGITRTYTPADVVALQGSVVEEATLARRGAEVLWEQLHDMDFVNALGALTGNMAVQQVRAGLKAIYLSGWQVAGDANLSGHTYPDQSLYPANSVPQVVRRINNALLRADEIAKVEGDTSVENWLAPIVADGEAGFGGALNVYELQKAMIAAGVAGSHWEDQLASEKKCGHLGGKVLIPTQQHIRTLTSARLAADVADVPTVVIARTDAEAATLITSDVDERDRPFITGERTSEGFYRIKNGLEPCIARAKAYAPYSDLIWMETGTPDLELAKKFAEGVKAEFPDQMLAYNCSPSFNWKQHLDDDTIAKFQRELGAMGFKFQFITLAGFHALNYSMFDLAYGYAREQMKAYVDLQEREFAAEERGYTATKHQREVGAGYFDRIATTVDPNSSTTALAGSTEEGQFH, encoded by the coding sequence ATGTCGACCGTGGGCACCCCCAAGTCACCGGAGCAGATCCAGCACGACTGGGATCACAACCCCCGCTGGAAGGGCATCACCCGCACCTACACCCCGGCCGACGTGGTTGCCCTGCAGGGCTCCGTCGTCGAGGAGGCCACGCTGGCCCGCCGCGGCGCCGAGGTGCTGTGGGAGCAGCTGCACGACATGGACTTCGTCAACGCGCTGGGCGCGCTGACCGGCAACATGGCCGTCCAGCAGGTCCGCGCCGGCCTGAAGGCCATCTACCTGTCGGGTTGGCAGGTCGCCGGTGACGCCAACCTGTCCGGCCACACCTACCCCGACCAGAGCCTGTACCCGGCCAACTCGGTGCCGCAGGTCGTCCGCCGTATCAACAACGCGCTGCTGCGCGCCGACGAGATCGCCAAGGTCGAGGGCGACACCTCCGTCGAGAACTGGCTCGCCCCGATCGTCGCCGACGGTGAGGCCGGCTTCGGTGGTGCGCTCAACGTCTACGAGCTCCAGAAGGCCATGATCGCCGCCGGTGTCGCCGGTTCGCACTGGGAAGACCAGCTGGCCTCGGAGAAGAAGTGCGGCCACCTCGGTGGCAAGGTGCTGATCCCCACCCAGCAGCACATCCGCACCCTGACCTCGGCCCGCCTGGCCGCCGACGTCGCCGACGTGCCGACCGTCGTCATCGCCCGTACCGACGCCGAGGCCGCCACCCTGATCACCTCCGATGTCGACGAGCGGGACCGTCCGTTCATCACCGGTGAGCGCACCTCCGAGGGCTTCTACCGGATCAAGAACGGCCTCGAGCCGTGCATCGCCCGCGCCAAGGCCTACGCGCCGTACTCCGACCTGATCTGGATGGAGACCGGCACCCCGGACCTGGAGCTGGCCAAGAAGTTCGCCGAGGGCGTCAAGGCCGAGTTCCCGGACCAGATGCTGGCCTACAACTGCTCGCCGTCCTTCAACTGGAAGCAGCACCTGGACGACGACACCATCGCCAAGTTCCAGCGCGAGCTGGGCGCGATGGGCTTCAAGTTCCAGTTCATCACCCTGGCCGGCTTCCACGCCCTCAACTACTCGATGTTCGACCTGGCTTACGGCTACGCCCGCGAGCAGATGAAGGCGTACGTCGACCTGCAGGAGCGCGAGTTCGCCGCCGAGGAGCGCGGTTACACCGCCACCAAGCACCAGCGTGAGGTCGGCGCCGGCTACTTCGACCGGATCGCCACCACGGTTGACCCGAACAGCTCGACCACCGCGCTGGCCGGTTCCACCGAAGAGGGTCAGTTCCACTGA
- a CDS encoding acyl-[acyl-carrier-protein] thioesterase: MTGTAQNTTTGLNKVLMPVPDPHPDVFDREWPLRVGDIDRVGRLRFDAAARHIQDIGSDHLRELGFEETHPLWIVRRTMIDLIKPIEFQDMLRMRRWCSGTSNRWCEMRVRIDGRKGGLMESEAFWININRETQGPARISDDFLAGLRRTTDEARLRWKSYLKAGSREDAAEIREYPVRVSDIDLFDHMNNSVYWTVIEDYLYSHPELLEKPLRVTIEHDAAVALGEKLEILSHVHPAGSTDKFGEELSDRTVRTLTYAVGDETKAIASLFSL; encoded by the coding sequence ATGACGGGAACCGCGCAGAATACGACCACCGGGCTGAACAAGGTGTTGATGCCGGTGCCCGATCCCCATCCCGATGTCTTCGACCGGGAATGGCCGCTGCGGGTAGGCGATATCGACCGGGTCGGCCGGCTGCGGTTCGACGCCGCCGCGCGCCACATCCAGGACATCGGCTCCGACCACCTCCGCGAACTCGGCTTCGAGGAGACCCACCCGTTGTGGATCGTGCGGCGCACGATGATCGATCTGATCAAGCCGATCGAGTTTCAGGACATGCTGCGGATGCGCCGCTGGTGCTCGGGCACCTCGAACCGGTGGTGCGAGATGCGCGTGCGGATCGACGGCCGCAAGGGCGGCCTGATGGAGTCCGAGGCGTTCTGGATCAACATCAACCGCGAGACGCAAGGCCCGGCTCGGATCTCCGACGACTTCCTGGCCGGCCTGCGCCGCACCACCGACGAAGCGCGGCTGCGCTGGAAGTCCTACCTGAAGGCCGGTAGCCGTGAGGACGCTGCGGAGATCCGCGAGTACCCGGTGCGGGTGTCCGACATCGACCTGTTCGACCACATGAACAACTCGGTCTACTGGACGGTGATCGAGGATTACCTGTACTCGCATCCCGAGCTGCTGGAGAAGCCGCTGCGGGTGACCATCGAGCACGACGCCGCGGTGGCCCTGGGCGAGAAGCTCGAGATCCTGTCGCATGTCCATCCGGCCGGATCGACCGACAAATTCGGTGAAGAGCTCTCGGACCGCACTGTTAGAACGCTCACATATGCCGTCGGCGACGAGACAAAAGCGATCGCTTCACTGTTCTCGCTCTGA
- the ramB gene encoding acetate metabolism transcriptional regulator RamB yields MAKTFVGSRVRQLRSERGFSQAALAQMLEISPSYLNQIEHDVRPLTVAVLLRITEVFGVDATFFASHDDTRLVAEMREVALDRDLGADMDIAEVADMVAAYPNFARAMVNLHRRYRLTTTQLAAATEDRYSDGSGSGSITMPHEEVRDYFYQRQNYLHELDTAAEDLTAKIRMHRGDLAGELANRMTTVHGVRIVRRIDLGDTVLHRYDPATKTLEMGNHLSSGQQVFKMAAELAFLEFGELIDKMVDEGMFTSDESRTLARLGLANYFAAATVLPYRQFHDVAENFRYDVERLSAFYSVSYETIAHRLSTLQRPSMRGVSFSFVRVDRAGNMSKRQSATGFHFSSSGGTCPLWNVYETFSNPGKIGVQIAQMPDGRNYMWVARTVERRASRYGQPGKTFAIGLGCELRHAHRLVYSEGLDLSGEAATPIGSGCRVCERDNCPQRAFPALGKALDLNEHRSTVSPYLVRQP; encoded by the coding sequence GTGGCAAAAACGTTCGTCGGGTCGCGGGTGCGGCAACTGCGGAGCGAGCGTGGATTCAGCCAGGCGGCACTGGCCCAGATGCTGGAGATCTCCCCCAGTTACCTCAACCAGATCGAGCACGATGTGCGGCCGCTGACCGTGGCGGTGCTGCTCCGCATCACCGAGGTGTTCGGGGTGGATGCGACCTTCTTCGCCTCGCACGACGACACCCGGTTGGTCGCCGAGATGCGCGAGGTGGCGCTGGACCGCGACCTCGGTGCCGACATGGACATCGCCGAAGTTGCCGACATGGTGGCGGCCTACCCGAACTTCGCCCGCGCCATGGTCAACCTGCACCGGCGCTACCGGTTGACCACCACACAGCTGGCCGCGGCCACCGAGGACCGCTACTCCGACGGCAGCGGCAGCGGTTCGATCACCATGCCGCACGAGGAAGTGCGCGACTACTTCTATCAACGGCAGAACTACCTGCACGAGCTCGACACCGCCGCTGAGGATCTGACGGCCAAGATCCGGATGCACCGCGGCGATCTGGCCGGTGAGCTGGCCAACCGAATGACCACCGTCCACGGAGTCCGGATCGTGCGACGCATCGATCTGGGCGACACCGTGCTGCACCGCTACGATCCGGCCACCAAGACCCTGGAGATGGGCAATCACCTGTCCAGCGGCCAGCAGGTGTTCAAGATGGCGGCCGAGCTGGCCTTCCTCGAGTTCGGCGAACTCATCGACAAGATGGTCGACGAGGGCATGTTCACCAGCGATGAGTCGCGCACCCTGGCCCGGCTCGGGCTGGCCAACTACTTCGCCGCCGCAACGGTGTTGCCCTACCGTCAGTTCCACGATGTGGCCGAGAATTTCCGCTACGACGTGGAGCGGCTTTCGGCGTTCTACTCGGTGAGTTACGAGACCATCGCACATCGGCTTTCCACCCTCCAGCGTCCGTCGATGCGCGGTGTCTCGTTCTCGTTCGTCCGCGTCGACCGTGCCGGCAACATGTCAAAGCGTCAGTCCGCCACCGGTTTTCACTTCTCGTCCTCGGGAGGCACCTGCCCGCTGTGGAACGTCTACGAGACGTTCAGCAATCCCGGCAAGATCGGTGTGCAGATCGCCCAGATGCCCGACGGGCGCAACTACATGTGGGTGGCGCGCACCGTGGAACGACGCGCGTCGCGCTACGGGCAGCCCGGCAAGACCTTCGCGATCGGGCTGGGATGCGAACTGCGCCATGCCCATCGGCTGGTGTACTCCGAAGGCCTGGATCTGTCCGGAGAGGCCGCCACGCCCATCGGGTCGGGATGCCGGGTGTGCGAACGGGACAACTGCCCGCAGCGTGCGTTCCCTGCGCTCGGCAAAGCCCTGGATCTCAACGAGCACCGTTCGACGGTGTCGCCGTATCTGGTGCGGCAGCCGTAG
- a CDS encoding carboxymuconolactone decarboxylase family protein, with protein sequence MSALEPARIAPGGFRELGPVNWAIAKLGARAIRAPRFTLMNVLGQHKLLFLAWLPYSGLLLGPLGKLSRQDAELVILRVGHLRDCEYELQQHRRLARSRGVDAETQARIFKGPDAEGLTDRQRVLITATDEFVVTRSVSTETWAALSKLLTKQQLIEFCLLAAQYDGLAATMTTLRVPLDFPD encoded by the coding sequence GTGAGTGCACTCGAGCCGGCCCGCATCGCGCCGGGCGGATTCCGTGAGCTGGGCCCGGTCAACTGGGCCATCGCCAAGCTGGGCGCCAGGGCCATCCGGGCCCCGCGGTTCACGCTGATGAACGTGTTGGGCCAGCACAAGCTGCTGTTCCTGGCGTGGCTGCCGTATTCGGGCCTGCTGCTCGGCCCGCTGGGCAAGCTTTCCCGTCAGGATGCCGAGCTGGTGATCCTACGGGTGGGCCATCTGCGGGATTGCGAGTACGAGCTGCAGCAGCATCGCCGGCTGGCCCGCAGTCGGGGAGTCGATGCCGAGACCCAGGCCCGCATCTTCAAGGGGCCCGACGCGGAAGGCCTGACCGACCGGCAGCGGGTGCTGATCACCGCGACCGACGAGTTCGTCGTCACCCGGTCGGTCTCGACGGAAACCTGGGCGGCCCTGTCGAAGCTGCTGACGAAGCAGCAGCTCATCGAATTCTGTTTGCTGGCAGCCCAATACGACGGTTTGGCCGCCACGATGACGACGCTGCGAGTCCCGCTGGACTTTCCCGACTAA
- the lpdA gene encoding dihydrolipoyl dehydrogenase, whose translation MTHFDVVVLGAGPGGYVAAIRAAQLGLNTAIVEPKYWGGVCLNVGCIPSKALLRNAEIAHIFNKEAKTFGISGEATFDYGAAFDRSRKVADGRVAGVHFLMKKNKITEVHGYGTFTGPKSMSVKLNEGGTEELTFDNAIIATGSSTRLVPGTSLSDNVVTYETQILSRELPGSIIIAGAGAIGMEFAYVLKNYGVDVTIVEFLPRALPNEDAEVSKEIEKQYKKLGVKILTGTKVEGISDDGSTVKVTVSKDGKTEELKADKVLQAIGFAPNVEGFGLEATGVALTDRKAIGIDDYMRTNVPNIYAIGDVTGKLQLAHVAEAQGVVAAETIGGAETLALGDYRMMPRATFCQPQVASFGLTEEQAKAEGYDVVVAKFPFTANGKAHGLADPTGFVKLIADKKHLELIGGHLIGPDVSELLPELTLAQKWDLTANELARNVHTHPTLSEALQECFHGLTGHMINF comes from the coding sequence GTGACCCACTTTGACGTTGTCGTTCTCGGAGCTGGTCCCGGTGGATACGTCGCGGCCATTCGTGCCGCCCAACTGGGGCTGAACACCGCAATTGTCGAGCCCAAGTACTGGGGCGGCGTGTGCCTCAATGTCGGGTGTATCCCGTCCAAGGCGTTGCTGCGCAACGCGGAGATCGCGCACATCTTCAACAAGGAAGCCAAGACCTTCGGCATCAGCGGCGAGGCCACGTTCGATTACGGCGCCGCCTTCGACCGCAGCCGCAAGGTCGCCGACGGTCGTGTCGCCGGCGTGCACTTCCTGATGAAGAAGAACAAGATCACCGAGGTCCACGGCTACGGCACCTTCACCGGCCCCAAGTCGATGTCGGTGAAGCTCAACGAGGGCGGCACCGAAGAGCTCACCTTCGACAACGCCATCATCGCCACCGGTTCGTCGACCCGGCTGGTGCCGGGCACCTCGCTGTCCGACAACGTCGTCACCTACGAAACCCAGATCCTCTCGCGTGAGCTGCCGGGCTCGATCATCATCGCCGGCGCCGGTGCCATCGGCATGGAATTCGCCTACGTGCTGAAGAACTACGGCGTCGACGTGACCATCGTCGAGTTCCTGCCCCGGGCTCTGCCGAATGAGGACGCCGAGGTCTCCAAGGAGATCGAGAAGCAATACAAGAAGCTGGGCGTGAAGATCCTCACCGGAACCAAGGTCGAGGGCATCTCAGATGACGGTTCCACGGTCAAGGTGACCGTCAGCAAGGACGGCAAGACCGAGGAACTCAAGGCCGACAAGGTGCTGCAGGCCATCGGCTTCGCCCCCAACGTCGAAGGGTTCGGCCTGGAAGCTACCGGGGTGGCGCTGACAGACCGCAAGGCCATCGGCATCGACGACTACATGCGCACCAACGTGCCGAACATTTACGCCATCGGCGATGTCACCGGCAAGCTTCAGCTGGCTCACGTGGCCGAGGCGCAGGGCGTCGTCGCAGCCGAAACCATCGGCGGCGCAGAAACTCTCGCGCTCGGTGACTACCGGATGATGCCGCGCGCCACGTTCTGCCAGCCGCAGGTGGCCAGCTTCGGGCTCACCGAGGAGCAGGCCAAGGCTGAGGGATACGACGTCGTCGTCGCCAAGTTCCCGTTCACCGCCAACGGCAAGGCCCACGGCCTGGCCGATCCGACCGGCTTCGTGAAACTGATCGCCGACAAGAAGCACCTCGAACTGATCGGCGGGCACCTGATCGGACCGGACGTGTCCGAGCTGCTGCCGGAGCTCACGCTCGCCCAGAAGTGGGATCTGACCGCCAACGAGTTGGCCCGCAACGTGCACACCCACCCGACCCTGTCGGAGGCGCTGCAGGAGTGCTTCCACGGGCTGACCGGCCACATGATCAACTTTTGA
- a CDS encoding putative holin, which produces MIPLPRAWLLTGAMSVGVAVGLLAGIATSLLVTATVRPDVVIALVLGVPGVLGTLLVLLSGRRWVTTLGTFALAIAPGWFGALAIIQVASHG; this is translated from the coding sequence GTGATTCCGCTGCCACGGGCGTGGCTGCTGACCGGCGCAATGTCGGTCGGCGTAGCGGTCGGGCTACTGGCAGGGATCGCCACGTCATTGCTGGTGACGGCCACCGTCCGGCCCGATGTGGTGATCGCCTTGGTCCTCGGGGTGCCCGGTGTTCTCGGGACGCTTCTGGTTCTCCTGTCGGGACGGCGCTGGGTTACCACGCTGGGAACGTTCGCCCTGGCCATCGCACCCGGCTGGTTCGGTGCGCTGGCGATCATTCAGGTGGCATCCCATGGCTGA
- a CDS encoding DUF779 domain-containing protein has product MTQAPGRALITMAAADLLARLQQRHGSLMFHQSGGCCDGSSPMCYPDGEFIVGDRDILLAVLDVGAGVPVWISGPQFDAWKHTQLVIDVVPGRGGGFSLEAPEGMRFLSRGRAFTDDENALLAQLPPVTGAQFSAGARPPATGTHIVDEAADACPVPGGRAAQM; this is encoded by the coding sequence ATGACTCAAGCACCGGGGCGGGCCCTCATCACCATGGCCGCTGCGGATCTGTTGGCGCGGTTGCAGCAGCGGCACGGGTCGCTGATGTTCCACCAGTCCGGCGGCTGCTGCGACGGGTCGTCGCCGATGTGTTACCCGGACGGCGAATTCATCGTCGGCGACCGCGACATCCTGCTTGCCGTGCTCGACGTGGGCGCCGGCGTGCCGGTGTGGATCTCCGGCCCGCAGTTCGACGCGTGGAAGCACACCCAATTGGTGATCGACGTCGTGCCTGGCCGCGGTGGTGGGTTCAGCCTGGAAGCACCTGAGGGTATGCGGTTTCTGTCGCGGGGTCGGGCCTTCACCGACGACGAGAATGCGCTGCTGGCGCAGCTGCCGCCGGTCACCGGGGCGCAGTTCAGCGCCGGCGCCCGTCCGCCGGCTACCGGCACCCACATCGTCGACGAAGCCGCTGACGCCTGCCCGGTTCCTGGGGGACGCGCCGCACAGATGTAG